The region acacacacacacacacacacacacacacacacacacattcatacacatacatattatatacagtgcaagggaatgtaatggcagaagaggttggatgtgttggataatataaaaagactaagctgtgtattgcacattaattattgctcaatggggcagttaatataactgttcatgagatggatagcctgggggaaaaaaactgttcctgtgcctgatggttctagtgctcagagctctgaagcgtcggccagaaggcaacagttcaaaataaAGTTAGGTTAGTTACAAATATAACATGTGGAAATGTTTTGCTCTGAACTTTATTCAATATGTATGTTAGTAACTTCTTTCTCAGTCCTTTCTGAATGATGCAGAAATCTCTCCCTTTTAGCTTAAATGTcatgttgatataaaaacaagactgaataAGTTACATGATATgaattgatttttgtatttttgttctctAGGTTTGGACATGGAGACAATTAGAGAGTGTTTTTCAGTCATTTGGACATCTGGTGAacttaatatttaagtttttgaATGGACCTTTATGTGTGTAGTTATAATTTACCTTCGTGAGTagcatttatgtgatatttgagatgtcattgtgtaataaatgctctgtttgcaaaaaggcctcaattgtttcattttttttattattatttttttttaattgtaatagatGGAAGTTTATTACTCTAACTCTGTACGCTAAAACTGTGCTTACTGTGGACAGTTCTGCGGTATGGACACTCCAATTTAATATACAACATTCAAACAATTACCATAATTAATTTTACTGtacagcacatactgtaaatcaatatacaatatgctgtaaactactgtagatagttttacagtaattttactgtggtatggaatacagcagcttgctggctatttgttgccattaagttactgttgatttttcgtccatttttttacagtgtggttgagaaacaaatcaatatttaagtcctttcttacaataaatctccactttcacttccacatttgtttttttttttttgtttttttattttggcaaatTGCATTCTTTGACCATCTActggtcaaaggtgaagatttatagaccatttcaagaactATTCTTAGGTGTAAGGAAGTGATGTCTTTGTCCCTTGAAAATTTCCTGCTAGTTGTCGAACTCATTCAAAACAGCAGCGGGAGATGCTTCATTCAAAGTgactttaacatttacatttacatttacattaagtcatttagcagatgcttttatccaaaatgacttacaaatgaggaacataagcaatttgtcacacaaaagtcACTGAAATCTGCAGACTGCAGTATCAAATTGCTGAGTTCTCAGAGTAACTGGAGTAACTGAAAGAAACAAGATAAgtatttttatgattaaataaaaaGGAATCTTTACCTCTTGCAGACAGCTTCACTGATTATGATAGTAGCGATTTAATATTCCCTACAGTACCTTTCTggtgaggaaataattgtgagcattaAACTACGATACACTTTCATCACCTCCCTCGTGTggatgctcagtatcaacaacatgtctggataagtcCCTTCAGATAAatatttgatgttctttgagaaaatatgttaactcaaaGCCTTATCTAAGGATCCGGTAATGATATCGTAAATGCTTCAGGATCAGTAGCtttctaattaaattaatttgttattgtttacaccCTTGAAATGATCTACAGTACAtaagttctggtcaccactctcttgcattgtatggacctccatacgtagctgagatattctcttattttgtgttttacagaagaaagatgGAATGgcatggaatggcatgagggtgagtaaatgatgagagaagtttcattttttggtgaactattccttaaagtacAGCTCAGTTCTCGAGAATTGAAGTCTATCTGATCACTAGGTGGTGGCAATGTGCTTCTTTGGTACTACATTGCTGGAATTTCCCAAATTATTTATAAAGACACAATTTCTCAAACTACCACCACAGATGTCATGATTCCCATGGCTGATTTTGATTTAATGGAAAACAGATCATTTGGCTGGTGTATTTTGTGGTAAACAATAAATATAACATTTGTCCTTAGATGAGTTTATGTTTTAGATTTTTGTGGCAAAAACATGCTTTCAGCacttttttgctaaatgtttGAATGGTTTGGTTTGTCATGCATGCTGCTGGAATATCATCATCTGCCTTTaggctgaaaaaaagaaaaagagatgaTGTGTTGAAAGAGATTACTGCTCTCTCCTCGGAATTTGAAGATTAACATTCTTGCTCAAGACTAGCTGCAAGCAACAGAatcaaaacattaattaaacatcctcaaattgaaaataataataataataataatcacctcCACACTCAATGTTCAATTAGCCAGAACTCTCTTGAAGTTTGCAGTCCACCTGTCCTCTACTTCACAGTTATCATGAATTTAATGGTTTTGGTTTAAAACATAACCTGTACCTATTAAcagtgtttgattattataaatatattattataaggCTACTTCTATTGAGTTACTTGTCAGTTTGACATGTTTTCAGTTTGTGAATTGAAACATTTTGGCCTAGAAGGTTTCGGAAGGCTTAAGACATTTCACTTATAATCTCCTGAATGAGTTCAACTCATGAATGAGTTaaacacatataaataaatatttcttgaCTTTCGTTTAATTccaaattactttttatttgtaCACTGCAAAATTATTCCACCATGATGCTTTATAAAAATGATTATGGTACTATTTCTCAATGGAAGTACATTTCTTAACCTGATTTATGTGTGAATGTGATCCCATCTGAAATGGAATTACTGCTGTTGCCACACATACTTAACCTACATAGTTCTCCTGCTGAAGTAGCCTGCTGGTCAGCATTACGATGCAGATGCTTATTACATTTTCATTCTAATTTCAGGAGTTTCAGGTAAATAGCAACTGTGTTTTGTCTGTAGAACTGTCCTCACACATTAACAAAAGAAACCTTAAATAAAGTTGAATGTAGCACTGCAGGATACAGAAGTTGTTGATATTGTTTGATTAAAAAATGCCACAGAGCATCTCTGATTAAATATTAAGAGTAATTTTGGGAGAGCGTTCATCAACTGTCTGAACATACTTCACCAATGTCTTTTGATAGGAATAAATCTCACCTGGTAGGTCTGAAAGCTCATGCTGGTGCCATATCTGCAGTACATCACGTAATGTTCACAGTTGTACCACAGCAGACTGTAAGTCACATAGCCCAAGAGCTTCTCAGCTCGCCTAGCTACTTCCTCACCATCGAACGGTGGCCGACTGCACACCTTGTCCATATGGTTGACCAGAATATCTGCTCCATATGCAAAGTCCTCCACTGAGTCTACTCGGACAGTTGCTTGTTTTGTTATCACACCCAAAATCAGACGGTTGTTAGTCACCATTTTCTCAAGGGCCTTCTTGTCCGTGGTAAAGACCGGCAAGATATCAGGGATGAAGTGAGCCACACGGTTGTTCCCCAGATAGATTCCAAAATGTGTGAAGAGGGTTCGAGGGACCTCAAGCAAATCTCCTCTTTTAAACATGGAGGTGTCGTATTGAATAacttgcttcttctttttttcttcatagTCTGTGATCACAGCTATAAAAAACAAGCTGAGCAACTCTAGGGGAAACATTCTGAGCAGGAGATGTGGTGGGCTTCTAGAAGGCCAGGAACCTGCAAGTTTTATccccctgggggggggggggggggggggctttgagGATTACAAACCCATGGCTACTTTCAGAAAAATCTCAACAATAAGTACATCACATGCCCAATTAATCAAACAATGCATAGTTACCCAATGACTCTTTAGACTttctcactctttgtttaaaGGGGGATGAAGTTGCCCAATCTTTGCCATTTCAGTACCAAAGAAAAGTGAAGTAATTTTTAACaacattgtattgtattgtaataaGGAGCAAATAGGTGTTACAACAATGAGCCTTAATTCCTTAAAATTTCGCCCAAATTTGGACAAATGCCTGTTGCTCAACTGAACGCATCCGTGTGAACCTTTCTCTATTTGAACTTGCCTGGACATTCAAACAAACATACATTTACAAATTTTCAGTAGGAAATATTGCCAATACTGGTTCAAATGCACGAGtgtaattgtaaaaatgtacaatttgaGGCAGTTGAAACCATTATTATTTATCGACACTTACCTTTAATTTTAATGGGCTACATGTTAGTTTTGTGCTCGACTTTCTTTTTTGATCATCTAAAATTCAATCTGTGCACTTCGGATGGTTTGAATGCAATAAATGCAAACTATTCTTCTTTATCAATTATTATTTCTTAGGATCTCATTTATGTTCTTCCTTTCAAAACGGAAACTTGTGAAATAAAAGAAGATCATTATTTTTTCACAGATTATCTATTGATGTAATTAGGCAAGATATGAAAAAGCATCCGACCCTTTGAATTGACATTTATTAACTTGTTAATAAATAGTCCACAGTATGtttaacaattataaatgtacaatacaataaaatgttAGCCTATATAAAACTGTATAAGAATTAACACAATTACCAGTTAAATTACCAATAGTTAAAATACGCAACTGTCAAAGACAGTTTTTGTTGGAGCGAAATTTTAGGATAAAACAGGGggggaaaaatataaacttttggTTCATAGTTCATAAATGCTCATCGTTCACTGGTTTAGACGTGTTTCGTCTATTATCCAGCCATCCACAACATGAAAGGAATGATAAAGGTTGGAAGTGCGGTGAACGGCGCGATTCCAAGAAAAAACATGGAAAGCATTCCGATGACAGTGGTTAGAAGTACACTCCTCTGGTCCCggattacacattttaaactttCACAAAACTGTTGAGGGAAAAGATGGGAAAATAGGTGAGTTTCAGGGCACCAAAAACCAAAAACCCATTTGTCATTCGCCTGAGACTGCGCCGCAGCTATGTTTTCTGGGCGCGTATCTCCCCGAACCTTGCCATTGAATGaagcttttattccttttttttttttttttttttttgcactgaaaaTAACCCAGATTTTCCAAAAAGCTCTCAGTAAGCCTAATGACGTGATGTACGTTGAAAGTAGAGATGGCAGCAAGGAATTGAAGAGAAATGGAAAGGGGAACACTGAGCACTAAGACAATTTGTAGCAAAATTCATTAAGTAGTCAAAGATTGCATGGGTCCCTCAAATGCaacccttcaaaaaaaaaaaaaaaaaaaaaaaaaaggcattttttgGGAGGTTCCAACATAGCAGTACTTTTCTTAAGTAGCACTTTATCTTAACTTTTCATTTATAGCATTAACCCTTATTGTTACAGTGGCCAATAGACGTGCACGACACCATCATTTTTTAGTCATTTGCCCCatgaacacattttgagtttactTCAAACTATTCCCGAgatataatcctttaaatgtTGGCTGATATCATATTTTAAATGCCGTTTTACTTAAGTCCATACAACAAATGTTTTATTGGGACAAAGTAGCTATATCAacctttttgaaatgtttatgaaaagtaatcaaatatgattactattaaaaataattaaaatgtgaataaaaaaagattatggttataaaaataaaacctaaaaataaccatcagAGAACCTCCTGTATAAATTATCAATaggttgtcaaaaaaaaaaaaaaaaaaaaagaagaaaaaaaagaaaagaaaaaaaacactccCTGCAACGTTTCTGGAAGGTTAGTTTAGAGATCGTTCTGTGTAGGTTCTTATTATGTTGTCataaaaacctccctgcaacgttctgggcaagttagtttatggttacaaaaaATATAGCCCACAGAGAACGTTCCTAGAACGTTTGGAAtgtttctacaaaaaaataaccaaacgggAACCAAATGGtaacgttaggggaacgttctgtgttGCTAGTCAAAATGATGGCGCAGATCACATAGGTCTTAACACATTATTAACATTCAAGTGGATACACATTTTATAAAACTttgattaattacattttaatatacatatttGAATGAACAAATTCAAATGTGAGTGGTTCATGTACATTCTCGTTTTATAATAAGCCTAGTTAAATTAGGCTGCATATTGTTGAACGTTCTAATAAAGTTTCCTCTTGTCTGCATtgtacaaatctcatacattttactaaagtaattaaattaatcctCAACAGGTCAAAAGATACATTTGTCTCTGATAAGTATAGCCTATAAAACTCGTTTTCCTCTTGGTTAATTGCTCGTGCTATGAAAAGGAAAAGGTCTAAACTATTTGTGGTGGATGTGGAGTGTCCACTTATCCATTCAAAAGGAAAACGTGGTGATGGAAGGCAGCGCGCTTTACCTGGTCTGTCTGCAGGCTGACCGCTGTCCCGTAACGGCAGTACGTGACGAAATGTTCGCAGTTATTCCATAAAAGACTGTATGCGATTTGGCCGATAAGTTTTTCAGCTCTTCTGGCCACTTCCTCGCCAGCCAGCGGCTGTTTTCCCAGCGTAGTATCCATTGTATTGAGGAAAATAGCCGACCCGTAAGCAAAATCCTCCACCGTGTCGACGCGTATGGATGCATACTTGTAGATCACACCGAGGAGCAATCTCTTATTCGTCACTACTTTCTGAATTTGAGATTTGTTGCTTGTCAACACCGGGAGTATATCTGGTATAAGGTGGGCCACTTTGTTGTCACCGAGATATATGCCAAAATGAGTGAACAAAGTGCGAGGAACTTCCAAGAGATCCCCGCGCTGGAAATCAGTGCTCTCCTCTCGACGCTTTGCACATCTTTCTTGCTTAGGCGGAGTGGTGctgaaaaagttaaaatgtgcaaGAAGGAAGGTTTTCTCCAACAGTAAAGCAAGGGAATCTAACATTTTGCAATGCTGCTTAGGTTACACCTCACCACTTTATTTTAGTAGTGGCTCACTATGACATCACGGTGTACGTGGGTAGACCATTGGCCACTATTGATGCGCTGCGAGCAAGATGCAAAGGCATCAGTGAAAACACTGGTTAAAGACTGCATTCAAAGCCACTGATATAACGGAACCTGAAATAATGGTGGAAATAGCCAAAAGGTCACACAGGGAGGGAAAAATTTTtagaaaatagaataaaataaaaacagtgtgGATTTGTGGATTTTTGAGCATTGATAATTACAGTGTTTGCAAAGCAACAGTGtgtacatttcttttattttagcCACTTCTGTTTCTTCCTCACaattttctgcaattaattccATTCCGTAATGCTTGAAGTACATCATTTATaattatcacttttttttttgttttttgtttttttggtttccAAAATGTTCTGGGAacttttggatttaaataataataataataaaacctaaGAAGAACGTTCCTTGAACGTTAGGAATTGGTTTCCAAAAAATAGCCAAACGGGAACCAAACGTAGGTCTACATATTAGGGGAAAATTATGTGTTTGCTTATAATAGGTGTGTTTTAATCTTCCTCTTTTTAAGTAAAATTTAGGCCTATATTTAAAAATCTCCCAATGACATTGTTTGACATTGGAAATAACCTAGCAATTTTGGCACACTTTTATTTGCATAGCAAATTGCAATTggtcttttttttcttaaatgaattaaataatcTAATTCcacacagcaaataaatgttgaCGTAAGAAGCGCGCCATCTCCATCAGGCATTTGCGCAAATCCTAAAGCCTAAGCTTACCTAAAGCTCTAACACTTTAAAACCTTTTTCTTGTTCCATCTTGCAAGCCCTCAACAAGTCTAGTTAAATTATTCTTAAGGCTGTTGCTCGAAAGTGAAAAATAAACGTGTTAAATGAAAGGTCTGCACTCTCTCATTGTCTGGACTTTCTCTGATTGTAAGTTGAGGCCAGATGGATGTATGGAAAAAGTGAGAGCAGTGAGTTTGGCCTTCGGTGGTTTGAAGTTGAGAGCTGGTTCATGCCATGTGGCAATGATTAAAGTCCTCAATCCATTTACCCAGACTGCACCAAACAAGAGCTCCTTTTACCAAAAGACCAGTTTGCAGGAACATGTAGACAGAGCAGATGTCAGCACTTTATTAAAGGTCTCCAGAAATGTGACCATCACATTTCCAATGCATTTTCTCTCTGGCCAAACAATAAAAAAGTGAGCTTATAGCATTCAGTAGCACTACTGAATACCAATAGTACTTAATGGTCTTAACTTAAAGTCTATCAATGGAATGAAAACAACTGATTGTCTTGTTAATACTTCAGCTCTTTACACTCCTTAATGCAAAGTTTATAAAAGCCACATTAACTGGTAAATGGTCAGTAAAATGATGCAAAATAGCCTTAACTCACAGATAAAGGAAAGGATTAAAGCAATCCAGCAACCCTCCCTCCCTCTGAGGTTTAGTTTAGTGAGAGAGTGATGATAGACAGCATGAGGAATCCATGTCACACTGGTAACAAAAGTGTCCCAGGGCAAAAGCTGACTGTTGAGTGATTAGAGATTACTTGGTGCTCTCTCTGGGTTGCTGCTTGTTTGAACAGCAGAAGAGCACTGAGAGATAGCCGGTGATAAATGACAAGGCATTTATCTTCCTTCTGTTTTGTCCCCCAGCATCCCAGTGTCTATATGTGACTGCTGAATGTGTTTGTGATGAATGTGTGAGGGAGAGTGATTTCAGTTTAtttgactgtgtatgtgtgtattgagaatgACACTGTTGCATTCAGATAAAGCCAAGAAGTTCTCCACACAATAAGAAACTGttggatctgtctgtctgttgttgacAAATGAACTCTTCACGTCTCGCCTTCTCTTTCCCAGTGATCACTCAGTGCGGCTGAGGTCATGCTGTCAGGGAATGCTAATGTAGGTCAAAACATCCCATTTTGTATGATAATCCATAAAACCTCATAAAAAGAACGTCACAGTAAATCAAAATGTAGGCTACGTACTGTTTTGTACTAGATTTAAATCTATAATCATTTTGTACAAGTATAAATAAATGACTGATAAATACTGAATTTTTGTGTATTcttgaatgtttgcatttttgtctAGCAGCATTTAAGGTAATAAATTCTTCTTTCTTAAAATACAAATACTTAGCTATGCAGGAAACACGAACTCAGCCATCAGAGGAGGAAAAACCTTATGCTCTCTGACTTCCTGTGTTGATAGGGGTCAGAGGTAATGAGAGGACGTGGCGGCTCGAAACTTCAAGGGTTTATTGTTTTGGCATCACCTCTAAGACGTGGCCAACTCAACACAACTAAGTGAAGGACGCCATTCACTAATGTACTCACTACAGATCAAAGTGCTTGCATGTCACCAAAAACTGAACTTTTAATTCAATCGGctctttatttttgtgttttcccTGATCAAATCTAGGTACTTAATACTCATTCATGCTATTAAATACTTATGTGCATGaattacaaaataatattaaataaaaaagatacAAGGCACAATTATGTGTtataaaaattcacattttgattCCACAGAATCACTTCTACAGTTTGGGGATTGTTAATAGCcacaaaataaaatggaaaacacttgacattacacacagtgcatcatgggcTTATTCAAAACAAGACTCTTGCATAaagcactttttgaaatgtgacACATAACACACCACAGACATCTTTCAGTCCCACTCTTAGTTTAGTCGACCAGTGATTTCAAATTAGGAAGTCCTTCTGGTTTGTAGTCAAGCAACATTTGCCCATAGGCTTTTCCCTGCAGAAAGGCAACCAATTTTGAGTGAcactcaaaacacaacataaccTGTAATACTGCATCTTGTAGCAATTGTACTGCATAAATGCAATGCCATAAAcgttttcaaattaaaatatttaaataatctaAATCATGATTTGAAAAAAGAATTAAGTTATAAAGTTGTTGTTAAATAGCTTTCAGCATTCGTGTATGTAACATAACACCAATGAAGTTATCATTAAAATGTCTTATATGCCAAATAGTGGattatttctttttaatggtACTTAAAATACATAAGAATATATGTATCtaaaatataagaaaaaagaCAAGTAATCACAAACCATATCTGAAATATTGTTTTCTTTAGATCAACAAACTCTTTAAACCTTTTCAGATTTttgatttcttaaagggatagttcaccccaaaatgaaaattctttcatcatttactcaccctcatgccatcccagatgtgtatgactttctttcttcttcagaacacaaacaaagatttttagaagaatatctcagctctgctgatccattcaatgcaagagCATGGCGGCCAGAACCTCtaaggtccaaaagcacataaaagaagcattaaagtaatccatatgactccagtggtaaaatccatatcttatgaagcgatatggtaggtgtggatgagaaacagatcaatatttaagtcctttttaactgtaaattttcACCTTTGACCAGTCCCAACCAGTAGGCgacgatatgcaagaagaatgcaaattgccaaaagaCAAAATAAGAAGAttgtgtaagtgaaagtggagatttatagtaaaaaagggacttaaatattgatctgttttttacccacgcctatcatattgcttctgaagatatggacttattgactggagttgtatggattacttttatgctgcttttatgagctttttggaccttcagagcactggtcaacatttacttgcactgaatggaccaacagagctgagatattcttccaaaaaatctttgtttgtgttctacagaaaaaagaaagtcatacacatctgggatggcatgagggtgagtgaatgatgagagaattttcatttttgagtgaattatccctttaagctttctGTGCATTTTCCAGTTTCAAGACTTGCAATGGCTGACGTCACAGTGTCTATGTCCATTTTACAAGCTTCTATGAATGAACGTGTCAcacaatctgtgtgtgtgtgttacctgagGGTCACTGTGTAATGATGCCACCCCTCCCCCTCCAAGAGAGTTGCGAAGGAAAACATTCAGCCCGTCAATGCCAGGCAGTTTGTACCTGGAAGCAACCGCACACGTGAAATACATTATTATAATTGAGAGCACCTCCTGCTGACATCCGTGCATTAGCTCACaccacactctcacacagacaggCACCTAGACAAGTCAGTCCTCAGCATGAGGTAGTCCTCATTAGCGGCACCGGTGGGGTTTTCCTCATCCCATAAACCAAGAAGCTTGCGTgcatgcactctctctctcacacaggtCTTAAACAATGGTGTGCCAGCCACAGATGTGAAGTTGCTCAGTTTAAAGGTGTTACAATGTTTATTTTGTGTAACCCTAAATTCCTTTACAGCTTTAGATATTAACTGGTAATGGTTTCTTTAGAAGTAGTTAGTTCTGAAGAATTCTGTTGTGTACATGAGGCAGATCATAAAGGATAGCTTTGCTTTGTGCCTGATCAAATGATCAAATATTAATATCCACTCTTGAATGATCACAACACTTCAAACTTTCTGTTGCCTCTTACCGTGTGACGGAGGGAAGGTCAGTCCAATCCTTTCTTATCAGGTGTAGGAAATACTGCTCTACCACttcaacaattaaattttttttcaggTAGGTAAAATAGAGTGGGTGCCTCGCAATAACGCCTATAAAGGAAGTTAAAATTATTGTAATGCTGAAGAGATAGATGCCATGTTAATATagatcaaataataaaatgttcttACTGTTTTTTGTGAAATATTAACAGCAAATTATAAAtcttaatttaatatatttttaataatgttttgtcTGTAAAGATACAGGTATGtgtcttaaaaaaatacaaactgacagtttttaaaaattatttaaagttgATAAAATGATGTAAAGCTAAGCATTACAAGAAACcaattatatatttacaaatcagacagacagacagacaggcaggcagacagacagacagatacagttgtgctcagaagtttgcataccctggcagaaattgtgaaattttggcattgattttgaaaatatgactgatcatgcaaaaatcatgcatgtcttttatttaaggatagtgatcatatgaagccatttatcatcacatagttgtttggctcctttttaaatcataatgataacagaaatcacccaaatggcccgaTCCAaactttacatacccttgaatgtttgaccttgttacagacacacaaggtgacacacacaggtttaaatggcaattaaaggttaatttcccacacctgtggctttttaaattgcaattagtgtctgtgtataaatagtcaatgagtttgttagctctcacgtggatgcactgagcaggctagatactgagccatggggagcagaaaagaactgtcaaaagacctgcgtaaca is a window of Myxocyprinus asiaticus isolate MX2 ecotype Aquarium Trade chromosome 8, UBuf_Myxa_2, whole genome shotgun sequence DNA encoding:
- the LOC127445249 gene encoding lecithin retinol acyltransferase-like isoform X3, which gives rise to MFPLELLSLFFIAVITDYEEKKKKQVIQYDTSMFKRGDLLEVPRTLFTHFGIYLGNNRVAHFIPDILPVFTTDKKALEKMVTNNRLILGVITKQATVRVDSVEDFAYGADILVNHMDKVCSRPPFDGEEVARRAEKLLGYVTYSLLWYNCEHYVMYCRYGTSMSFQTYQPKGR
- the LOC127445249 gene encoding lecithin retinol acyltransferase-like isoform X1 — its product is MFPLELLSLFFIAVITDYEEKKKKQVIQYDTSMFKRGDLLEVPRTLFTHFGIYLGNNRVAHFIPDILPVFTTDKKALEKMVTNNRLILGVITKQATVRVDSVEDFAYGADILVNHMDKVCSRPPFDGEEVARRAEKLLGYVTYSLLWYNCEHYVMYCRYGTSMSFQTYQFCKAVRKIVFSKTSSLLSLLLCLFMMFYLESLSIFGILPTVIIPFTIWMAS
- the LOC127445249 gene encoding lecithin retinol acyltransferase-like isoform X2, with product MFPLELLSLFFIAVITDYEEKKKKQVIQYDTSMFKRGDLLEVPRTLFTHFGIYLGNNRVAHFIPDILPVFTTDKKALEKMVTNNRLILGVITKQATVRVDSVEDFAYGADILVNHMDKVCSRPPFDGEEVARRAEKLLGYVTYSLLWYNCEHYVMYCRYGTSMSFQTYQLSSPSLFGWHPESLQQATSSPLR